In a genomic window of Streptomyces noursei ATCC 11455:
- a CDS encoding GNAT family N-acetyltransferase encodes MLIRDANAADWPAVWPFFRSVVRAGETYSYPPDIDEPAARALWMLPPPGRTVVAVDDSGTVLGSAKMNPNQMGNAAHIASASFMVDPRHRRRGTGRALGEHALAWARAEGYRGMQFNAVVESNTGAVALWRSLGFQIMTTIPEGFHHPTRGYVGLHIMYQRL; translated from the coding sequence GTGCTGATCCGAGACGCGAACGCGGCCGACTGGCCCGCTGTCTGGCCCTTCTTCCGGTCCGTCGTGCGGGCCGGCGAGACCTACTCCTATCCCCCGGACATCGACGAGCCGGCGGCCCGCGCGCTCTGGATGCTCCCGCCGCCCGGCCGTACGGTCGTCGCCGTCGACGACTCCGGGACGGTGCTCGGCTCGGCCAAGATGAACCCCAACCAGATGGGCAACGCCGCCCACATCGCCAGTGCCAGCTTCATGGTGGACCCGCGGCACCGCCGGCGCGGCACCGGACGGGCCCTGGGCGAGCACGCGCTGGCCTGGGCGCGCGCCGAGGGCTATCGCGGGATGCAGTTCAACGCCGTGGTGGAGAGCAACACCGGCGCGGTCGCCCTCTGGCGGTCCCTCGGCTTCCAGATCATGACCACCATCCCCGAGGGCTTCCACCACCCCACCCGGGGATACGTGGGGCTGCACATCATGTACCAGCGGCTGTAG
- a CDS encoding enoyl-CoA hydratase/isomerase family protein, protein MTSAPSSPRPAAGGPSRPTGPAGPAELTEPADSLILHATDNGVAQLTLNRPDALNALTRDMRERLIDLLADASADPDVRAVLLTATGKGFCSGADLRGAPAAGDRVAGDVARMIRGGAQRFIAAVLDCEKPVIAAVNGTAAGIGAHLAFACDLVLAAESARFIEVFVRRGLVPDGGGAYLLPRLIGPQRAKELMFFGDAVPATEAARLGLVNRVVPDGELAKASREWAERLAAGPTRALALTKALVNASLDGDRGAAFAAEATAQEINMTTADAQEGVASFVARRRPTYRGR, encoded by the coding sequence ATGACGTCCGCACCGTCGTCCCCCCGCCCTGCCGCCGGCGGCCCCTCCCGGCCCACCGGACCCGCCGGACCCGCCGAACTCACCGAACCCGCCGACTCCTTGATACTGCACGCCACTGACAACGGCGTCGCCCAGCTCACCCTCAACCGTCCCGACGCCCTCAACGCCCTCACCCGGGACATGCGCGAACGCCTCATCGACCTGCTCGCCGACGCCTCCGCCGACCCCGACGTGCGCGCCGTGCTGCTCACCGCGACCGGCAAGGGCTTCTGCTCCGGCGCCGACCTGCGCGGCGCGCCGGCCGCCGGCGACCGGGTCGCGGGCGATGTCGCGCGGATGATCCGCGGCGGCGCCCAGCGGTTCATCGCCGCCGTGCTGGACTGCGAGAAACCGGTGATCGCCGCCGTCAACGGCACCGCCGCCGGGATCGGCGCACACCTCGCGTTCGCCTGCGACCTGGTGCTGGCCGCCGAATCTGCCCGCTTCATCGAGGTGTTCGTACGCCGCGGCCTGGTACCGGACGGCGGCGGCGCCTATCTGCTGCCGCGACTCATCGGCCCGCAGCGCGCCAAGGAGCTGATGTTCTTCGGCGACGCCGTGCCGGCCACCGAGGCGGCGCGGCTGGGGCTGGTCAACCGGGTCGTCCCGGACGGGGAGTTGGCCAAGGCGTCCCGGGAGTGGGCCGAGCGCCTCGCCGCCGGCCCCACCCGCGCCCTCGCCCTCACCAAGGCGCTGGTCAACGCCTCCCTGGACGGCGACCGCGGCGCGGCCTTCGCGGCCGAGGCCACCGCCCAGGAGATCAACATGACGACGGCGGACGCCCAGGAAGGCGTCGCGTCCTTCGTGGCGCGCCGCCGGCCCACGTACCGGGGGAGGTGA
- a CDS encoding Zn-ribbon domain-containing OB-fold protein, translating into MGVRFDLPEVDAFTRPYWAAAAEGRLLLRRCRAEGCGAAHHYPREFCPRCWSEDVVWEPAGGRATLYTWSVVHRNDLPPFGDRVPYVAAVVELAEGPRMMTEVTDCAEADLRIGMPLAVHFRTAPAQRSGGGPAVDGEGAGFATAVFRPA; encoded by the coding sequence ATGGGGGTGCGGTTCGATCTGCCGGAGGTGGACGCCTTCACCCGGCCGTACTGGGCGGCGGCGGCCGAAGGGCGGCTGCTGCTGCGCCGGTGCCGGGCCGAGGGGTGCGGCGCGGCGCACCACTATCCGCGCGAGTTCTGCCCGCGCTGCTGGAGCGAGGACGTCGTCTGGGAGCCGGCCGGCGGCCGCGCCACCCTCTACACCTGGTCCGTCGTGCACCGCAACGACCTCCCGCCCTTCGGCGACCGCGTCCCCTACGTCGCGGCGGTCGTCGAACTCGCCGAAGGGCCCCGGATGATGACCGAGGTGACGGACTGCGCGGAGGCGGACCTGCGGATCGGAATGCCGCTCGCGGTGCACTTCCGCACCGCGCCGGCGCAGCGGTCCGGCGGCGGTCCGGCGGTGGACGGCGAGGGCGCCGGGTTCGCGACAGCGGTGTTCCGGCCGGCCTGA
- a CDS encoding pyridoxine/pyridoxamine 5'-phosphate oxidase, producing MPDHTDHRNAGTTPEPGTGAADTEAEAAGSTGAAGRADAEARAFREVLRGLRVWPGELPSFAPEQAPAEPLPLFRQWLRQAAEAGVPEPHTMSLATADAAGDPSVRIVMLHDADERGWHFGTHRGSRKGRELAARPRAALAFYWAAVGRQVRVRGTVTAAGPEESAADLHHRSTGALAAALVGHQSEVLGSTAELARAADAAWEHARREPDAPVPSWTLYVLRAEEVEFFQGDPHRRQHVRLNYRRTEGGWERELLWP from the coding sequence ATGCCCGATCACACGGATCACCGCAACGCCGGAACCACCCCGGAGCCCGGCACCGGGGCCGCCGACACCGAAGCCGAGGCCGCGGGCAGCACCGGGGCCGCCGGGCGCGCCGACGCCGAGGCCCGCGCCTTCCGCGAGGTGCTGCGCGGCCTGCGGGTCTGGCCGGGCGAACTGCCGTCCTTCGCCCCGGAGCAGGCACCCGCCGAGCCGCTGCCGCTCTTCCGGCAGTGGCTGCGCCAGGCCGCCGAGGCCGGCGTTCCCGAGCCGCACACCATGTCCCTGGCCACCGCGGACGCGGCCGGCGACCCGTCCGTGCGCATCGTGATGCTGCACGACGCGGACGAACGCGGCTGGCACTTCGGCACGCACCGCGGCAGCCGCAAGGGCCGCGAGCTGGCCGCCCGCCCGCGGGCGGCGCTGGCCTTCTACTGGGCGGCGGTCGGCCGTCAGGTACGGGTCCGGGGCACGGTGACCGCCGCGGGCCCGGAGGAGAGCGCGGCCGATCTGCACCACCGCTCCACGGGCGCGCTGGCCGCCGCCCTGGTGGGCCACCAGAGCGAGGTGCTCGGCTCGACCGCCGAACTGGCGCGCGCCGCGGACGCCGCCTGGGAGCACGCCCGGCGCGAACCGGACGCGCCGGTCCCGAGCTGGACGCTGTACGTGCTGCGCGCCGAGGAGGTCGAGTTCTTCCAGGGCGACCCGCACCGACGCCAGCATGTACGTCTCAACTACCGTCGCACGGAGGGTGGTTGGGAGCGGGAACTGCTCTGGCCGTGA
- a CDS encoding acyl-CoA dehydrogenase family protein — protein sequence MEFGFGSADEAFRAEARDWLAGHLVGEFAALGARGGPGSEHVGAGVRRAWERELGGGGWIGLGWDRAHGEYGNRAGSLTQQVVWAEEYARAGAPGRVGHIGENLLAPTLIAYGDQAQRKRFLPAVARGEELWCQGYSEPEAGSDLAGLRTVAVRDGAGYRISGQKVWTSLAGEADWCFVLARTDPAGRRHRGLSFLLVPMDQPGRIEVRPIRQMSGTAEFNEVFFDGAVARADHVVGGEGAGWRVAMGLLALERGVSTLVQQIGFARELAEVVGAAVRGGAVRDPVLREHLVRQWAELKVMRWNALRTLGAAGGTEGAPSVAKLLWGGWHQRLGELVMRVRGAAATVGPVDWSPRAPYELDALQRLFLFTRADTIYGGSDEIQRNIIAERVLGLPRAERGMPGAERGMPGAERGMPGAERE from the coding sequence GTGGAGTTCGGGTTCGGGAGCGCGGACGAGGCGTTCCGGGCGGAGGCGCGGGACTGGCTGGCGGGGCACCTGGTGGGGGAGTTCGCCGCGCTGGGGGCGCGGGGCGGGCCCGGGAGCGAGCACGTGGGGGCGGGCGTGCGGCGGGCCTGGGAGCGGGAGTTGGGGGGTGGGGGCTGGATCGGGCTGGGGTGGGACCGGGCGCACGGGGAGTACGGGAACCGGGCCGGGTCGCTGACGCAGCAGGTGGTGTGGGCCGAGGAGTACGCGCGGGCCGGCGCGCCGGGACGGGTGGGGCACATCGGGGAGAACCTGCTGGCGCCGACGCTGATCGCGTACGGGGACCAGGCGCAGCGGAAGCGGTTCCTGCCGGCCGTGGCGCGCGGCGAGGAGCTGTGGTGCCAGGGCTACAGCGAGCCGGAGGCCGGGTCGGACCTGGCCGGCCTGCGGACGGTGGCGGTGCGGGACGGGGCCGGGTACCGGATCAGCGGGCAGAAGGTGTGGACCTCGCTGGCCGGGGAGGCCGACTGGTGCTTCGTGCTGGCGCGGACGGATCCGGCCGGGCGGCGGCACCGGGGGCTGTCGTTCCTGCTGGTGCCGATGGATCAGCCGGGGCGGATCGAGGTGCGGCCGATCCGCCAGATGTCGGGGACCGCGGAGTTCAACGAGGTGTTCTTCGACGGGGCGGTGGCGCGGGCCGACCACGTGGTGGGCGGCGAGGGCGCCGGCTGGCGGGTGGCGATGGGGCTGCTGGCCCTGGAGCGCGGGGTGTCGACGCTCGTCCAGCAGATCGGGTTCGCGCGGGAGCTGGCCGAAGTGGTCGGCGCGGCAGTCCGTGGCGGCGCGGTCCGCGATCCGGTGCTGCGCGAGCACCTCGTGCGCCAGTGGGCGGAGTTGAAGGTCATGCGGTGGAACGCGCTGCGGACCCTGGGCGCCGCCGGAGGCACCGAGGGAGCGCCGAGCGTGGCGAAACTGCTGTGGGGCGGGTGGCACCAGCGACTCGGGGAGCTGGTGATGCGGGTGCGGGGCGCGGCGGCGACCGTGGGGCCGGTGGACTGGTCCCCACGGGCGCCGTACGAACTCGACGCGCTGCAAAGACTTTTCCTGTTCACCCGGGCCGACACGATCTACGGCGGCTCGGACGAGATCCAGCGCAACATCATCGCCGAGCGGGTGCTCGGCCTGCCCAGAGCGGAGCGGGGAATGCCCGGAGCGGAGCGGGGAATGCCCGGAGCGGAGCGGGGAATGCCCGGAGCGGAGCGGGAATGA
- a CDS encoding flavin reductase family protein, with protein sequence MMGHAGMAATAIRYLRSVGAPTAAAPPAPHARSVGARPPLRAVREDERAPLDPAEFRSVLGHFASGVTIITAPAETGPAGFACQSFASLSLDPPLVAFMVGRTSTTWPRLARAGVFCVNVLGAAQGDLCRAFAVSGADKFAGVRHTPAPVTGSPRLADVPAWIDCTIHAVHTGGDHLIVVGRVEALGTDPTAAAHGPLLFHRGAFGRFTP encoded by the coding sequence ATGATGGGACACGCCGGAATGGCGGCCACCGCCATCCGCTACCTCCGCTCCGTCGGGGCCCCCACCGCCGCCGCGCCGCCGGCCCCGCACGCCCGCTCCGTCGGCGCGCGCCCTCCATTGCGCGCCGTACGCGAAGACGAACGCGCCCCCTTGGATCCGGCTGAATTCCGCTCCGTCCTGGGCCACTTCGCCAGCGGCGTCACGATCATCACGGCCCCCGCGGAGACGGGCCCGGCGGGCTTCGCCTGCCAGTCCTTCGCCTCCCTCTCCCTGGACCCGCCGCTGGTGGCGTTCATGGTGGGCCGCACCTCGACGACCTGGCCGCGCCTGGCGCGGGCCGGCGTCTTCTGCGTCAACGTCCTCGGCGCCGCGCAGGGCGACCTGTGCCGCGCGTTCGCCGTCAGCGGCGCCGACAAGTTCGCCGGCGTCCGCCACACCCCGGCCCCGGTCACCGGCTCGCCCCGGCTCGCGGACGTCCCCGCCTGGATCGACTGCACGATCCACGCCGTCCACACCGGCGGCGACCACCTCATCGTCGTCGGCCGCGTCGAGGCCCTGGGCACCGACCCGACCGCCGCCGCCCACGGCCCGCTCCTCTTCCACCGGGGGGCGTTCGGGCGGTTCACCCCCTGA
- a CDS encoding SDR family NAD(P)-dependent oxidoreductase, whose product MGNFLAGKVVAVTGAGRGIGRAVALAAAAEGAKVVVNDYGVSIEGGEPRSEVAQAVVKEIEAAGGTATAVADDVSTMAGGQRIVDTALAEYGRIDGVVCVAGILRERMLFNMSEEEWDPVVATHLKGTFTVFRAAAAVMRRQKSGTLIGFTSGNHQGSVAQANYASAKGGIISLVRSAALGLHKYGVTANAVAPVARTRMSANVPMELKEIGEPEDVAAFVVYLLSERARSDGVTGQVYTVAGPKIAVWAQPRELRSVYADKGGWTPERVAEVIAGPVGTDPMPMLAQLTEMARAARAGERPNG is encoded by the coding sequence ATGGGGAACTTCTTGGCCGGCAAGGTGGTCGCCGTCACGGGGGCCGGCCGCGGCATCGGGCGGGCCGTCGCCCTGGCGGCCGCCGCCGAGGGCGCGAAGGTGGTGGTCAACGACTACGGCGTCTCCATCGAGGGCGGCGAGCCCCGTAGCGAGGTGGCACAGGCGGTGGTCAAGGAGATCGAGGCGGCGGGCGGCACCGCCACGGCCGTCGCCGACGACGTCTCCACGATGGCCGGCGGCCAGCGGATCGTGGACACCGCGCTGGCCGAGTACGGGCGCATCGACGGCGTGGTGTGCGTGGCCGGCATCCTGCGCGAGCGGATGCTCTTCAACATGTCCGAGGAGGAGTGGGACCCGGTCGTCGCCACCCACCTCAAGGGCACCTTCACGGTCTTCCGGGCCGCCGCGGCGGTGATGCGCAGGCAGAAGTCCGGCACACTGATCGGCTTCACCAGCGGCAATCACCAGGGCAGCGTCGCCCAGGCCAACTACGCCTCGGCCAAGGGCGGGATCATCTCGCTGGTGCGCAGCGCGGCGCTGGGCCTGCACAAGTACGGAGTGACCGCGAACGCGGTGGCACCGGTCGCCCGGACGCGGATGTCGGCCAACGTCCCGATGGAACTGAAGGAGATCGGCGAACCGGAGGACGTGGCGGCGTTCGTCGTCTACCTGCTGAGCGAACGGGCCCGGTCCGACGGGGTCACCGGCCAGGTCTACACCGTGGCCGGGCCGAAGATCGCGGTGTGGGCCCAGCCGAGGGAGCTGCGCTCCGTCTACGCCGACAAGGGCGGGTGGACGCCGGAGCGCGTCGCGGAGGTGATCGCCGGGCCGGTCGGCACGGACCCCATGCCGATGCTGGCGCAGCTGACGGAGATGGCGCGGGCCGCGCGGGCGGGGGAGCGGCCCAACGGGTAG
- a CDS encoding Zn-dependent alcohol dehydrogenase codes for MKGVIFDGEQARVVDDLQVRDPGPGEVLVGIRAAGLCHSDLSVIDGTIPFPVPVVLGHEGAGVVEAVGAGVGHVAPGDHVALSTLANCGACAECDRGRPTMCRKAIGMPAKPFRRGGTELFNFASNSAFAERTVVKAVQAVKIPKEIPLTSAALIGCGVLTGVGAVLNRARVDRGDSVVVIGAGGIGLNVLQGARIAGASVIVAVDANPAKEAAARQFGATHFVDASAVLDTVRAVKEILPTGADHAFECVGSTRLIRQAIDLLDRHGQAVLLGVPPATAEASFLVSSLYLDKSVLGCRYGSSRPQRDIALYARLYREGRLLLDELVTATYGVADFAKAADDAHHGRVARAVLRFGE; via the coding sequence ATGAAGGGCGTCATATTCGACGGTGAGCAGGCCCGGGTCGTGGACGATCTCCAGGTGCGGGATCCGGGGCCGGGCGAGGTGCTGGTGGGGATCCGGGCGGCCGGGTTGTGTCACAGCGACCTGTCGGTGATCGACGGGACGATTCCGTTTCCGGTGCCGGTGGTGCTGGGGCACGAGGGCGCGGGGGTGGTCGAGGCCGTCGGGGCGGGAGTGGGTCATGTGGCGCCCGGTGACCACGTGGCGCTGTCGACGCTGGCCAACTGCGGGGCGTGCGCGGAGTGCGACCGGGGGCGGCCGACGATGTGCCGCAAGGCGATCGGGATGCCGGCGAAGCCGTTCCGGCGCGGTGGCACGGAGCTGTTCAACTTCGCCTCGAACTCGGCGTTCGCGGAGCGTACGGTCGTCAAGGCGGTGCAGGCGGTCAAGATCCCGAAGGAGATCCCGCTGACCTCGGCCGCGCTGATCGGGTGCGGGGTGCTGACCGGTGTGGGCGCGGTGCTGAACCGCGCCCGGGTGGACCGCGGCGACTCGGTGGTGGTGATCGGGGCCGGCGGGATCGGCCTCAACGTGCTCCAGGGCGCGCGGATCGCGGGGGCGTCGGTGATCGTGGCGGTGGACGCCAATCCCGCGAAGGAGGCGGCGGCGCGGCAGTTCGGGGCCACCCACTTCGTGGACGCGTCGGCGGTGCTGGACACCGTCAGGGCGGTGAAGGAGATCCTGCCGACCGGCGCCGACCACGCCTTCGAGTGCGTGGGCAGCACCCGGCTGATCCGGCAGGCGATCGACCTGCTGGACCGGCACGGCCAGGCGGTGCTGCTCGGGGTGCCGCCGGCCACCGCCGAGGCGTCCTTCCTCGTCTCCTCGCTGTATCTCGACAAGTCCGTCCTCGGTTGCCGCTACGGTTCCTCCCGCCCCCAACGGGACATCGCCCTCTACGCCCGGCTGTACCGCGAAGGGCGGCTGCTGCTGGACGAGTTGGTGACCGCGACGTACGGGGTGGCGGACTTCGCCAAGGCGGCGGACGACGCCCACCACGGGCGGGTGGCGCGGGCGGTCCTGCGCTTCGGGGAGTAG
- a CDS encoding RNA polymerase sigma factor, protein MADATSPTSWSAAGSQGARSGGPVSPSPPSGRSGSSGPPGPGGTASAAFDELFCGLLPRLYRRAVMLAGTRQSAEDVVHEAYLKLAARPQRLLAHPEPYAYAFTAVLSVARDAYRKERRQVLVEEVDEWDAAGAGAGPGAGGGSGEWDGGMARRHAELEAVRLLGRLSHRQAGIVILVDLDGYTIDQAAKIMKVHRGTAARHRARALDRLRAYLVESEHGQAGR, encoded by the coding sequence ATGGCCGATGCGACATCGCCGACCTCCTGGTCGGCCGCTGGTTCCCAGGGGGCCCGATCCGGCGGGCCCGTCAGTCCGTCCCCACCCTCGGGCCGGTCGGGTTCCTCCGGGCCACCGGGCCCCGGGGGCACCGCGTCGGCGGCGTTCGACGAGCTCTTCTGCGGGCTGCTGCCCCGGCTCTACCGGCGGGCGGTGATGTTGGCCGGGACCCGGCAGTCGGCGGAGGACGTGGTGCACGAGGCGTATCTCAAGCTCGCCGCCCGCCCCCAGCGCCTCCTGGCGCACCCGGAGCCGTATGCCTACGCCTTCACCGCCGTCCTCAGCGTCGCCCGGGACGCCTACCGCAAGGAGCGGCGGCAGGTGCTGGTGGAGGAAGTGGACGAGTGGGACGCGGCCGGGGCCGGCGCGGGGCCGGGGGCCGGCGGCGGATCCGGCGAGTGGGACGGCGGGATGGCGCGCCGGCATGCCGAGTTGGAGGCGGTGCGGCTGCTGGGCCGGCTGTCGCACCGGCAGGCGGGGATCGTGATCCTGGTGGACCTGGACGGGTACACGATCGACCAGGCCGCGAAGATCATGAAGGTGCATCGCGGCACCGCCGCCCGCCATCGGGCCCGTGCCCTGGACAGGCTGCGCGCGTACCTCGTTGAATCGGAGCACGGGCAGGCCGGGAGGTGA
- a CDS encoding acetate--CoA ligase family protein → MLGSTHGTLTTHSRPARVVACGEHPPHTVHGISDPGADGAGGPGTAAGPVVADQDVSGRPLHAPVPDLDRFFRPESVAVIGASDSEGRPNTGITRQLIAWAERVGARLHPVNPGRERVFGLPCHAGVGELPETVDLAVLLVGDPLPVIGQLAEAKVKFAVAFASGFAETGEDGAAAQARLADAVARSGLRLLGPNTNLNAFENFRDDLDGPAIALITQSGHQGRPVFTLQELGIRLSHWAPTGNEADLETADFLSYFASRPEVGAIAAYVEGLKDGRSFLLAADRAARNKVPVVIVKVGRTETGARTAASHTGKLTGADEVVDAAMRQYGVIRVDGLDELQDTAALLARARKPTAEGVAVYSISGGTGAHFADLATAAGLTLPTLSDAKQTELHQWIPGYLNVANPIDNGGHPVGDWRGRKIIDALLADPSVGVLICPITGPFPPMSDKLAQDLVDAAEQSDKLVCVVWGSPVGTEDAYRHTLLGSSRVATFRTFANCITAVRAYLDHHRFTAHYRSPFDDAPRTLSPSARKAQALLRPGRQLSEHAAKQLLRAYGIRVPREQLVTSAAAAVRAASLVGYPVVLKGSGPELAHKTELGLVKVGLTSASQVRDAYRELTEIARYEDLPLDGVLVCQMIERGVEMVVGVTPDPLFGPTVTVGLGGVLVEVLRDIVVGVPPFGEAHARAMLRELRGHALLEGVRGMPPADTDALVETVLRVQRMALELDGELAELDINPLVVLERGQGAVALDALAICH, encoded by the coding sequence ATGCTTGGATCGACTCACGGCACCCTCACCACGCACTCCCGGCCGGCCCGCGTCGTGGCCTGCGGGGAGCACCCACCCCACACCGTCCACGGCATCAGCGACCCCGGCGCCGACGGTGCCGGCGGCCCGGGCACCGCGGCCGGCCCGGTCGTCGCCGACCAGGACGTCAGCGGTCGCCCGCTGCACGCGCCCGTACCGGACCTGGATCGTTTCTTCCGGCCCGAGTCGGTGGCGGTGATCGGCGCCTCGGACAGCGAGGGCCGGCCCAACACCGGCATCACCCGGCAGCTGATCGCCTGGGCGGAACGGGTCGGCGCCCGGCTCCACCCGGTCAACCCCGGACGCGAGCGGGTCTTCGGCCTGCCGTGTCACGCCGGTGTCGGCGAGCTGCCGGAGACCGTCGACCTCGCGGTGCTGCTGGTCGGCGACCCGCTGCCGGTCATCGGGCAACTGGCCGAGGCCAAGGTGAAGTTCGCGGTGGCCTTCGCCTCCGGCTTCGCCGAGACCGGCGAGGACGGCGCCGCCGCCCAGGCCCGGCTGGCCGACGCCGTCGCCCGCTCCGGCCTGCGGCTGCTCGGGCCCAACACCAACCTCAACGCCTTCGAGAACTTCCGCGACGACCTCGACGGCCCGGCCATCGCCCTGATCACCCAGTCGGGCCACCAGGGCCGGCCGGTCTTCACCCTCCAGGAGCTGGGCATCCGCCTGTCGCACTGGGCCCCGACCGGCAACGAGGCCGACCTGGAGACCGCCGACTTCCTCTCCTACTTCGCCTCCCGTCCCGAGGTCGGCGCGATCGCCGCCTATGTGGAAGGGCTCAAGGACGGCCGCAGCTTCCTGCTCGCCGCCGACCGCGCCGCCCGCAACAAGGTGCCGGTGGTCATCGTCAAGGTCGGCCGCACCGAGACCGGCGCCCGGACCGCCGCCTCGCACACCGGCAAGCTCACCGGCGCGGACGAGGTGGTGGACGCCGCGATGCGGCAGTACGGCGTGATCCGGGTGGACGGCCTCGACGAGCTCCAGGACACCGCGGCACTGCTGGCACGGGCCAGGAAACCCACCGCCGAGGGTGTCGCGGTCTATTCGATCTCCGGCGGCACCGGCGCGCACTTCGCCGACCTGGCGACCGCCGCGGGCCTGACCCTGCCCACCCTGTCCGACGCCAAACAGACCGAGCTCCACCAGTGGATACCGGGCTACCTCAACGTCGCCAACCCGATCGACAACGGCGGGCACCCGGTCGGCGACTGGCGCGGCCGCAAGATCATCGACGCGCTCCTCGCCGACCCGTCCGTCGGCGTCCTGATCTGCCCGATCACCGGCCCCTTCCCGCCCATGAGCGACAAACTGGCACAGGACCTCGTGGACGCGGCGGAGCAGTCGGACAAACTGGTGTGCGTCGTCTGGGGCTCGCCGGTCGGCACCGAGGACGCCTATCGCCACACCCTCCTCGGCTCCTCCCGGGTGGCGACCTTCCGCACCTTCGCCAACTGCATCACCGCCGTCCGCGCCTACCTGGACCACCACCGCTTCACCGCCCACTACCGCTCCCCCTTCGACGACGCCCCCCGCACGCTCTCGCCCTCCGCCCGCAAGGCCCAGGCCCTGCTGCGCCCCGGCCGGCAGCTCAGCGAGCACGCGGCGAAGCAGCTGCTGCGCGCCTACGGCATCCGCGTACCGCGGGAACAGCTGGTGACCAGCGCGGCGGCGGCCGTCCGAGCGGCGAGCCTGGTCGGCTATCCGGTGGTGCTGAAGGGCTCCGGCCCCGAGCTGGCCCACAAGACCGAACTCGGCCTCGTCAAGGTCGGACTGACCTCGGCCAGCCAGGTCCGCGACGCCTATCGGGAGCTGACCGAGATCGCGCGCTACGAGGATCTGCCGCTGGACGGCGTACTCGTCTGCCAGATGATCGAACGGGGCGTCGAGATGGTCGTCGGCGTCACCCCCGACCCGCTCTTCGGGCCGACCGTCACCGTCGGACTCGGCGGGGTGCTCGTGGAGGTCCTCCGGGACATCGTGGTGGGCGTGCCGCCCTTCGGGGAGGCGCACGCCCGCGCCATGCTCCGCGAGCTGCGCGGCCACGCCCTCCTGGAAGGCGTCCGCGGAATGCCGCCCGCGGACACCGACGCCCTGGTCGAGACCGTACTGCGGGTGCAGCGGATGGCCCTGGAACTCGACGGCGAACTGGCCGAGTTGGACATCAACCCGCTGGTCGTCCTGGAGCGCGGGCAGGGCGCGGTGGCACTGGACGCCCTGGCGATCTGCCACTGA